A region of the Curvibacter sp. AEP1-3 genome:
AACTCCTCAAACTGATAGGTGATGTTTATCAGAAGGACGTGGAAATTATTGCAGACGAGTCTCTTGTGATCGACAGGTCTCTCAACGCCCAGCGCTTTAACCAGTCTACTGGATATCAAGCGCCTGATTGGCTAAGCCTAGTTCAACGCATGCATGCATTTCAGTAATAGAGAAGAAGTCAACATGTTTCTGAACAAGACATTAATGATCACCGGAGGCACTGGCTCATTTGGCAATGCAGTGCTCAAACGTTTCTTGGAAACGGACGTCCGGGAAATTCGCATTTTCAGTCGCGATGAAAAAAAACAAGAGGACATGCGCATAGCGCTAAATCATCCTAAGCTGAAGTTTTACGTGGGTGATGTGCGCAACAACGAAAGCGTGTCAGAAGCACTTAAGGGTGTGAACTATGTGTTCCATGCCGCGGCACTCAAGCAGGTGCCGTCCTGTGAGTTTCACCCCATGGAGGCGGTCCGCACCAATGTACTGGGTACAGAGAATGTGATGAACGCGGCCATTGCCAACGGTGTGGAACGGGTAGTTGTGTTGAGCACCGATAAGGCCGTGAAGCCGATCAACGCAATGGGCATCTCCAAAGCGATGATGGAAAAGTTGATGGTGGCGAAGTCACGCATGCGTTGCGAGGGCGAAACCGTGTTTTGTGCCACACGCTATGGCAATGTCATGGCCTCGCGTGGCTCAGTGATTCCACTTTTTGCAGCGCAACTCAAAGAGGGCCGTGAGCTCACTGTAACCGACCCCAATATGACTCGGTTTCTGATGTCTCTCGACGATTCGGTAGACCTTGTCATCCATGCCTTTACGCACGGCCGTCAAGGAGACATTTTTGTACAAAAGGCCCCCGCGTCCACCATCGAAGTTCTGGCGGAAGCCATGTGTGCCATATTTGGCAAGGAGAATGCGGTGCGCGTCATTGGCACTCGCCATGGAGAGAAACTATACGAGTCCCTGGTTTCACGGGAGGAACTGGCCATTGCCGAAGACATGGGCAAGTACTACCGCATTCCAGCAGACAACCGTGATCTCAACTACATGAAGTTCTCGGTGGAAGGCAAGGAAGAGATAGCCAACTTTGAAGACTACACCTCCCACAATACGCGCCGGCTCGACGTTGAAGACGTGAAGAAGTTGCTGTTGACACTCGACTATGTGCAGGAGCAGCTCAATGCCTAAGGTGATGACCATTGTGGGCACCCGACCTGAGCTGATAAAGATGTCGCGTGTGATTGCTGAGTTCGATGCTCACACCACGCATATTCTCGTGCACACCGGCCAGAATTTTGACTACGAACTCAATCAGGTTTTCTTCGATGAGATGGGCATACGTCGACCTGACCATTTTTTGAACGCGGTGGGTGATAACGCAGCTCAAACTATTGCGCGTGTGATTGAAAAGTCGGATATGGTGATGGAGAAGGAAAAACCGGATGCATTACTGCTCTACGGCGACACCAATTCATGCTTAGCCGTCATTTCGGCCAAGCGCCGCAAGATCCCAGTGTTCCACATGGAGGCCGGCAATCGCTGCTTTGACCAGCGTGTACCTGAAGAGCTAAATCGCAAGGTACTCGATCACCTGAGTGACATCAACATGGTGCTCACCGAGCACGCTAGGCGCTACCTCATTGCCGAGGGCATCGAACCTGACCGTATCCTTAAGACCGGCTCACACATGCCCGAAGTGTTGGCTCACCACCGAACGCAAATTGAGGCTTCCGACACGTTGGCGCGTTTGGGCCTACAAAAAGACCACTACTTTCTGGTCAGTTGCCACCGCGAAGAAAACGTGGACTCGCCAGGGAACCTCTCGCAATTTCTTCAAACACTGCAGATCATTGCGAGAACCTATGACATACCCGTCATCGTCTCCACCCACCCACGAACCGCTAAGCGTTTGGAGTCCTTGCGGGTTGGGAGCACTGAGGCTCTAGACAGCCGTATTCGGTTTCTAAAGCCTTTTGGCTTCATCGATTATGTCCGCCTGCAGTTGGACGCCTTGTGTGTGTTGTCCGACAGCGGCACCATCACCGAAGAGGCCAGCTTGCTGGGTTTTCCTGCCGTGACCATTCGTAGCACCCATGAACGCCCCGAAGGCATGGACCAAGGAACCCTGATCATGTGCGGACTTAGTGCCCCAGATGTGCTGCACGCCATCAGGGTCACTCTCAACCAGCACACCAATGGCGCCACACCGCCGCCCGACTACTTGAGTGGCGCAGTATCAAAAAAAATCCTCAAAGCCGTTCTGAGCTACACCACGTTCATCAACCGGGTGGTCTGGAACAAATAGAGCAAAGCTTCCTATGACATTCAATCAACAGCAACTTAAGCAATTTACTGACGAATCTTGTGTCCGCCTGCTCGCAGCGCGACCAGACATTGATTCTTTTGACGCTCCGTTCAAGCATGTTGTGATCGATAACTTCTTCCCGCAAGCCTTGGCCGACGAATGCCTGAACCGTTTTCCGGCTATTACTGAGCCTTGCTGGGAAAGCGCGAACGATGCTGACATCGAAATCAAGTACCGCACCAATTGGAAATCCGAGTTCGATATTCCAGAGGGGATTGTGGATGCAGTACGTATTCTCAACAGCGCACCCTTTCTCAAGGCCATGTCTCAGGTAATGGGTATCCAGAAGATCGTGCCAGACCCCTATTTCACCGGTGGCGGCCTAAACGTCACCATGCGCGGTGGACTTCTCGATGTGCACGTTGACGGTAACTATCACGATGCTTCAGGCCTCAATCGGCGCCTCAATGCTTTGGTCTACCTAAATCCCGATTGGCAGGAAGACTGGGGAGGCGAGCTTGGCATATACGACAGTGAGGGTGAGCAGTGCTTGAAAAAAGTGGCTCCATTGTTCAACCGACTGGTGGTGTTTGAATCCCATGACAAGAGCTTTCACGGCCTACCGGACCCGGTGAATTTTCCGGAAGGTGTACCGCGCCGCTCAGTGCTGCTGTACTACTACACCAAGGACTCGCGTCCCAGTGATCAGATCGTCGTGAATAACCCGCACAGCGCCCTTTGGAAGAAACGCAATCTGCTCGACAAGCACGGCAACCGCGAGCGCAATCACGATTGAGCATGCAGCAAGTCCTCAATATCTCGAAACACGACACCATTGGTCGGCGTTTCAACAACCTGGACGCACGTGAGGGTTTTGAGCCCTATGGCTGGCATGCCCGCTTTGCTTGCTGGTCAGAACGAAATGGGCCTGCTGACGTAGTGCAGCAAGCTTCAGGCGTTCCCCGCAGGAGCGTAACCCGTGCGCTGGCCAAACTGGGGCGTTACAGCGGGAACATCAATGGCTACCATCGCAATGCTGGTGCATTTGTGGGTCTACCCTTCTATCAACAGGCCGACTTGTTGCACTTTCATATCGTGCATGAGGAATACCTCTCCGTGCAGGATTGGGTGCGCATCGCGGCGGGCAAACCCGTCGTTTGGACTTGGCATGACCCCTATATGTTTAATGGCCACTGCATCTACTCGATGGGATGTACCGGCTTCGAGACAGGTTGCCAACGCTGCGACCACCTAGACTACCACTTCCGGGTGCACCGTGACCGGTGTGCGCGCAATCTCGAAGAAAAACGTGCCGCGGTGAAGCAAATCGACCCCTTGGTAGTCTTAGCCTCTGACTACATGCAGGATCTTGTTGATAGATCTGTCTACCGCGACTTTGTGCGCACCCGGGTGGTACCTTTCGGTGTCCGGGAAGTCAAGGCCTTGTCAATGGAACTGGCACGTCAGCGACTGGGAATTCCGCCCCACAATATCGTAGTGGGTTTTCGGGCGGTGTACTCCGATTACAAGGGCATTGGTTTGATTCAAGCAGCATTGCAGAGGCTGTCTACTCGCTACCCCCACACTCCACTGTCCGTCATCACGTTTCAAGAAAAAGGATTTTGCGAAGGCTTGAGCGCGCAATTCCAGGTCATCGATGCCGGCTGGATTAGTGACGACGCCATCGAGGCCTATTACGCCGCAATGGATTTTTTCCTGATGCCCTCGCGGGCCGAAGCTTTTGGCCTCATGGCCATCGAAGCGATGGCCGCTGGCGCATGTCCGGTGGTCACCTATGGCACCGCACTGCCCGACTTGGTAAATGCGCCTCT
Encoded here:
- a CDS encoding polysaccharide biosynthesis protein → MFLNKTLMITGGTGSFGNAVLKRFLETDVREIRIFSRDEKKQEDMRIALNHPKLKFYVGDVRNNESVSEALKGVNYVFHAAALKQVPSCEFHPMEAVRTNVLGTENVMNAAIANGVERVVVLSTDKAVKPINAMGISKAMMEKLMVAKSRMRCEGETVFCATRYGNVMASRGSVIPLFAAQLKEGRELTVTDPNMTRFLMSLDDSVDLVIHAFTHGRQGDIFVQKAPASTIEVLAEAMCAIFGKENAVRVIGTRHGEKLYESLVSREELAIAEDMGKYYRIPADNRDLNYMKFSVEGKEEIANFEDYTSHNTRRLDVEDVKKLLLTLDYVQEQLNA
- the wecB gene encoding non-hydrolyzing UDP-N-acetylglucosamine 2-epimerase; the protein is MPKVMTIVGTRPELIKMSRVIAEFDAHTTHILVHTGQNFDYELNQVFFDEMGIRRPDHFLNAVGDNAAQTIARVIEKSDMVMEKEKPDALLLYGDTNSCLAVISAKRRKIPVFHMEAGNRCFDQRVPEELNRKVLDHLSDINMVLTEHARRYLIAEGIEPDRILKTGSHMPEVLAHHRTQIEASDTLARLGLQKDHYFLVSCHREENVDSPGNLSQFLQTLQIIARTYDIPVIVSTHPRTAKRLESLRVGSTEALDSRIRFLKPFGFIDYVRLQLDALCVLSDSGTITEEASLLGFPAVTIRSTHERPEGMDQGTLIMCGLSAPDVLHAIRVTLNQHTNGATPPPDYLSGAVSKKILKAVLSYTTFINRVVWNK
- a CDS encoding 2OG-Fe(II) oxygenase is translated as MTFNQQQLKQFTDESCVRLLAARPDIDSFDAPFKHVVIDNFFPQALADECLNRFPAITEPCWESANDADIEIKYRTNWKSEFDIPEGIVDAVRILNSAPFLKAMSQVMGIQKIVPDPYFTGGGLNVTMRGGLLDVHVDGNYHDASGLNRRLNALVYLNPDWQEDWGGELGIYDSEGEQCLKKVAPLFNRLVVFESHDKSFHGLPDPVNFPEGVPRRSVLLYYYTKDSRPSDQIVVNNPHSALWKKRNLLDKHGNRERNHD
- a CDS encoding glycosyltransferase codes for the protein MQQVLNISKHDTIGRRFNNLDAREGFEPYGWHARFACWSERNGPADVVQQASGVPRRSVTRALAKLGRYSGNINGYHRNAGAFVGLPFYQQADLLHFHIVHEEYLSVQDWVRIAAGKPVVWTWHDPYMFNGHCIYSMGCTGFETGCQRCDHLDYHFRVHRDRCARNLEEKRAAVKQIDPLVVLASDYMQDLVDRSVYRDFVRTRVVPFGVREVKALSMELARQRLGIPPHNIVVGFRAVYSDYKGIGLIQAALQRLSTRYPHTPLSVITFQEKGFCEGLSAQFQVIDAGWISDDAIEAYYAAMDFFLMPSRAEAFGLMAIEAMAAGACPVVTYGTALPDLVNAPLHGICSAHTEEDYAQTFEAAVFEHKHHAKRRIARQAYAAERYNLDLFCQRMSAIYNEEYEYHNRVRCAA